Within Spinacia oleracea cultivar Varoflay chromosome 4, BTI_SOV_V1, whole genome shotgun sequence, the genomic segment ctggacttggaatatgaggggtaggggttgactcaacaacaagggttttatcaacttcaacttcctcatggacttgctctataacatatggcttttcagtttcaacaaatccttcatctATTGATCCAACAAtcacatcatcatcctccaactcatcctcaacccccgttataagttcctcccacttttggttgcctatgggttcactcagttgacccccatccccaacacaactcgaatcattattttcaataatttcttgaacttttctaaatctctcaagagtagccttactagctttaataatctcattagtagTCTCTTGAGATGtagtacactgaatctcaatctcagattttaatcttcttaattcctctaagaagctatctctgctttctgattcggTTTGAACAGGATTGGGtaagggttcacaataatacacgggagaagcaacTGTGGAATCATGAGacaaaacattgatatccatgcaagggttagataagtAATTAGAATAGacatgattatcataaacattagaatgcacctcattataacaagcattcaagggagagggggtagaaacatgtagattatgctcataatttggattagcacatgtaacatgaatggacatttcacgctcatacgaatcccttgcaaaccacatataggaatcccacatatcatccaaagacaaggctcgaaaatcaccattaaatctactttctatcacattccttgtatactcatttaaaccaccataagcaaaaccacaagaatcccaaagattaagattgtggtaaccaatgaaatcatttagcctatcgaaatacacccaaaaaggctcatttacgaattgagggaaagaataataatccattttttcgaggaaaaaaaattaaaataataaaaaataaaagttaaaaaaaataataaaaaataaaaaataaactaaagaaaataaaatatatacatggtctcaaagaactggaagttctatgagactcaagaaaataatctagatcataaaattaatagcagaaaattaaaccgtttctccggcaacggcgccaaaatttgacaggctaaagtcgtatcacctaatcaaaaataacctaaggtccactagctaggtagcaagggaagtcaggatcgaatccacagggaaacaggcgttctttcaactatcaattaattaatctagactattgtgaacaagagttggtttgatGGTTTGCTAAAACTACGTCGATATTTAAACAACtaggaatcaatatattaaggaatctagggcataggttcaccaacagataacaatccaggacaatgaacaatcacgatattcaacaaagtaattaattagactagcatgctctctcgaatcaatactaatcatagacttagaattaacgggctctcgctacgtattaactctaattccacctattgacacaagcctaaacatcaaattgcatctctcgaatcttaatttgatattgcataactaccacaattaaacctgcgcaaatctaattgtatagtgaaataaaccaatcaataggaattaattacaatgccaacaatcacaattattcaatatcccttcatattattcatggatccccaaaccctagaaaatagactactcaagcatataaacaataaacaaagcaattagcatgattgaaaatataattaaagctaaacaaagaattgaaataaagaacaataccttaattgaagaacaagagaaatagaaagcttgaatttttattgaaattgaaaactaagtgtttgcatgaatttagagagaaaacaaagctaagagaaataaactaaggggctaatactagaaaataagatgtccaactaaaataactaagcctagtatttatattttgcccataaacataaggaaaaaccggAAGAAAACCGCGGAAAAAGGGccctgggttgtcgtcgcccggtcgggcagccttccgcccgtcgggcgaccagctcgtaacccgcccgtcgggcgaaggtctgcccgccgggcggagggagaaattctggaaatcatcggcacgcgcccggtcgggcagctcccgcccgtcgggcagaagttcgcccgtcgggcaaccattcgcccgccgggcgcgcgtacaaactgcacaatcctctatctttaaaacgccatatctccttcgttattcgtcggaattagacgagtgaccactcgttggaaagctattgaagtctagaatccaacccaattagaatcacttcatttggaattgtagaacgtaagttatgatcaaaatagtagacgagtgtcggttttctagttctttcactatccgctttgctcgaaaactcttccaactcaatgtgtgtgctctcgaaagtacataatctcttgtattaattaaaatgagtagaaaatgcacaaaaacatgctaattcctacaatgatgaacctgaaactacaaacacactacaaggagcacattagtactaaaaatcgctccgaagagctcatttgagatcaaaaagtactaagggacgggggtaaaaacactataaaatatgaacatatcaggTCATAAGTAGTAGTAATCATCAATGTTTATCAAAAATTCTCTAGTCATACTTTCATGAcaatacatgataaataataatatcactgTCCAACTTAGGGAATAAtgtgatttatggtttttctggaccctaaaataaaactcaatgtaaggacattacatgctcttattttatatttttgaatcaactcatatttGTACAAATTTTTCCGTGAATaaactaatatgtatatttcataattctcaagtactcaaactactggttgagacgacagttcaaaaacactcttcaagagtttagataatatttgatcaatgttatgacattcatatgtaaaacttaaagagctagatgtttaagaatatcatgtataagttcttcaggaactcttcttatttgcatgattcataacatgctattaAATCAATAATACATATTTCTTTCGCAATTACTAGCCCAGTGGGGTAAGAATCTCCTCTTACAAATTCGAATAAAGTTGCAAATTCGTCTTACCATTTTCATATACGACATCATAATAGTTTTGACACATGTATTACGAAATTATAACTGGATAATTCTACATCATACcatgataaaacataaaacaaactaaatgtatgatgaatgatgcatgATGCATTTACCTTTTAActacacatgtatatgaatgtaagactcaaatgcaaaacactgtacagtgtggatatttcaaatccataacttgttggacttcaggttcatgagctcatttgatcatCATAGTTATGTCTGCGTCGAAACATACATAGATTTGCGATCCCCTATTCAAAATCCATTATTttcgcatatgcattatatttcggttccatcatctaccggtatcatcaaaattcttcaacatatactttgcatgctattcatcaatgatatctgaatacttaCTCAATAGGTACCATTCCGCTCTTCTCATGGGTCATCTATTAtagttcagatatctataccacttcaagggtatttcatacactatataatagtgttttctttcttttcaataataccatcaactgcattatcttgccctttcatataaataaatatataattcatcattatgttggaaccgtatatataatctacacttcatgtgtagagatttaaataaatattggcaagatatacttctcaacacttactatatgtaacatcgagcactatgaccATCATATACCTTTATGTCTCTAGACATGTAAAACTAACATAATTAAGTCATAtatatttatgtccaaacatatTTTGAAGACATAAAGTTGGCatgtacacttactcatatggggatcaatttattatattttaattttgccaacttattcttgctcatctccccctaagttggaaaaatatttttaatatattatGGGGTATAAAATCCTTCACCAACtaataatacacttttcaacgtgtattttaataaaattttcatatttccattctcttctggagatcaaCATTAATCATGGGGAGTAGATGCACTGTGcagttgtatttttttttttctttttcttttcatattttctcatttcgtgctgacgtatgattgcccccaatcaagagatttatgatacttaaatcaatcacaaaacacttgtaaaattcttggtgatcttcaagtcactTACTATCATTTTTGGTGAACTTCGGGTCACTTACTGTCATGGTGAACTTCAAGTCACCTATCATATcattatacaagttttcaaagtcatttatatctcttgtatttattttctcaatcgaaTCGACATTCaattgaaatacaactcaacctcatcaaTATGTcttgccttttaatatatatatacaacatGTGAGGGAGTGTCAGCACATAAACTTTTATTTAACAATAAACTCTCATGACGGGTGTTCTTAAACCCGGATGGCCTAaattatcacatcatacatatataatatcatataaattatttcattcgataactgCAGGTTATCTTCCCAAAGTGAtcactaaaattataaaatactataatttggacatattgtgatgtgatataatgacacaaactggtgtctcATTTGTAATGGCAAGACAATTTAACAAAACTTATGGAAAGATAGCTTATACTCTTCTGGAGTATTCGTTTCAATTGTGGTAcatatcaatttcaataaacatATTCATCTTTATTCATCTTCAGGATGATATCAATATCATAAACTCATACTTGTGTTCATAATTTATGAACAAAAACCTATACCACATTTATCATCCATGTACCATTTTAATCCATATATCACTATTTTGTAAAGTTAAAAGCTATCTCCCCCTGATTTTTACATATATTCCATTCTTAAATATTGTGGGAAGCAATTTTACCTACCCACTAAATATATCTCTTCATAATCTATTCTCATTGATGTATGAGGGGCATCAATAGACTTTAATAAccaattatttccttcagaagtgGTGATCAAGAAATCAACCACGTTTAAAGTGTTTTCCAAAACCAATTTCTCCATTAACATTCCAATTAAGAATGCAACAATAAGATATCAAGAAGATCATGATATAAATAAATCAAGTATAATGCTCACAACTACATATTCCGTATATATTATACTAGTGCATGATGTCGCGTAATAAGAATAACTAAATCAAAAGTATACTCTCCAAACTCAAGTATTGTTTACAAAATCCAACATCACTACGCAATTTATCACAAAAATCTTATTCAAGATATATAATAAGAAATAAACAAAAGAATATATCACATGCAATCTATTATCATTTTATTCTTCagccaaaaataaataaatcaatcataTAGTTACATACGCAAGAATGCAACATTTAGGCAAAGGATTTTACAATTGCTATTCAATAAATGCAAACACAATGATAAGCATCAAGAAAGTTGCAACAGGAAGACAGTTTAACGTatcaaaagcaataaataatccCAAAAATTAAAATGGTACTATGATATGCACTCATAAATTGCGGTAGATAACTAAATTGACAATGAACAAAATTAACTGCCACACTAAAACCGAAGTCAATAAACCATAGACCCCAAACAATATGACATATGAACATATCACATATGTAGAACTGTCGCATAAGAATTAGTTATTTTACCATACATAGCGATCAAATTTAATCAAAAACACAATTAAAACCTAACTTACATTAATGATGATTATCTCCTTTGCTTTTCATTTTCGTTCTTATTGTTATTTTCTGTCGGTTAGCgatggtgctgataacgtgttatgaaattagggagaaagggagagagagaggaagagagaaatgGGTGGTTATCATCTTATTCCAatcaatataatatgtacatacaTACATTATATAGGATAAGGATGTCAGGGGTATAATGGtcatccacaatacaatatatttataacaatttatttttaaacAGTATAAAGTTTtgaacaaaattttattttgcttCAACTCTTAATGGAGTAATTTTACTTTGCCTTAACTCTTAAGGGAACAAAATAGTAGTCCTAATAAAGTGAAAGTAAAAGTATGGAACGGGCTAACCAGCCCAAAATCAAGAATATTTGTTTGGATGAAAAGTGGCCCAAAACCTTTTTGGGCtgagattttattttttatggacATTTATCAAAGATTTAtatatattgaaaaaaaaaaatgaacgtAAGACTCATATCCACTGTCCATAACATCAACCCTCCATATTATCTTAAACAATAGAGGAAGAACAGGGAGAACATAAGATTTATATGCACGAGGAAGAACCAATGATGTCttagcctagtggttaagattgAGTGTATgcgtacaataggtctcagatTTGAATCCCCCTGTCCCCATTTATAATTTGTTATTTATATCCACAACATCCTTGGAAGTCTTTTGTGATGCATGACGAATTCTCCTtttgaaaaaatatttattttactcATTTAACacgcataattaataatttatatatGTGCATCCCTAAAAATTAGCAATAAGTCTTGTATGAGACGTTTTCGCACTCATTTGCGTATACcctttaattttgtttctttcttttagcCACGAGAAAATGGATTTTGAAACAATTAAAATAGTAACATGAAGAAAAAAATAGCaattacttcctccatttcttaTTTGATGACACAATttaattttgacactattcacatatgcTCCTTTGAGTTTCTTTTGTAATTTAtgcttaataaaaaaaacatagtcatgtggggtttTATTATATTCGTCTCAATTAATATTTTactaatatcaactttttataactaTTTTCTATTCACAATTGAATACTAATGTTGAAATCGTACATTGACAAATGTGCTTAAAGAATTATATCATCTAAAAGAGAACGGAAGAAGCACGAATATTCTAAATTGAAAAATGGAAAAAGTACCTAGTTTTTAAATTTCAACAATTTGACATTTTCTTTAAGTCGGAAATTTAACGCCCCTATATACATGGCTAGATGTCCAAATACCCAAAATATTTCAAATTTTCGTCCATCTAAGAGTTTAACAAAATTTACTTTGGCTTAATGGAATAATCGATACTCATAACTTCATAAGACGATAAAAACAAAGTGAAAGAAAAAGTATGGAACGGGTtagaggaagtattttcggatatcagagCAAAAGATAAATAGCTAAAAGATAAAAtagggaaaaaaaagaaaaaaaaaaagaaaagaagtatCATTCATGTTAAAATAAAgtatcattctgtaaaaaaaaaatcatttttgtttaaaaaagtaccattcaattttattttattttcttattttatcttttgaTACGATATGCATATACAAGCACAGAATCAggatctggtgagaaccaccccttaaaATGAGAATTGAGAACTAATCTCAACCGTTGATCAAATCAATCTAACAGCTTACAATCTACCCTACCCGACCAAAGGACTTCATTAAGGGCAATTATGTAGTTTTACAGCTCTGAATGACCTCTCCCACTCCcctaattttcagaatttccttctctctcttccttcctTCTCTCCTtcaaactctctctctctctctttctctcaacctcctcctcctcatTTCTCATATTCTCTTCTTCTAACTTCAACTATATTGAACATCTTTGTTCTGCCTTCGATTCTGGGTTTTGTTTTTCGATTTCTTTTGTGTCCCCAGGGGATTccccttttaatttttattttcaaacaagttaaattaaataaggttttctagtttttatttgtttgttgatgttgtgtttactttttctgatCTTGTGTTTACTTTCTGTCGATGTttgtgtttacttttgattatattgtgtttacttttacccgatcttgtgtttactttttctaatgttgtgtttactttttctgatcttgtgtttactttatgtcgatgttgtgtttacttttgattatattgtgtttacttctactcgatgttgtgtttacttttttgaTCTTATGTTTACTTTCTGTCGATGTTGCGTTTACTTTTGATtatattgtgtttacttttactcgatgttgtgtttactttttccgatcttgtgtttactttctgtcgatattgtgtttacttttctTGATCTTATGTTTACTTTCCGTCCGTTTTGTTTTAATCCAACAACTATCagaggttctcattataagggaggttctcaccagaacctggtcctacaagcacatatcagatatgcaaAAATACTTCCTCTACTAACCAGTCCAAAATTAGGTAAAAATTATATAAACCGGATAAAATGAAAGACCTTTTGTAAGGctatgttctgttcaccttatttccacttatttgagaaaaaataagttcagataagttcagataaggaaaaataagggttgaccaagtataatttataactaaaataaattttaatttattctaataagttcagataagttcagcacaaattcttatttacaatgggtgtacaataaatattgtacaccggagtaaaagttaactcaaaatgcttaaaagttaagcatatatatgtaaaagttatctatttttaagtgataaattatttcattttagtaaaacttatttcttcaaaatcactaataatgtataaaattaataatttaaccctttaaaatatttatctattaattttttttactaatataaaagttaatcaaaactaagttaaagttacaaaaaaaatagttaaagttatcttggtgtacaataaatttattgtgcaccttgtgcgcgcaagaccttttgcaagttcagttaagttcaattcagataagtttaggaaaaataagtgaaaatcagttGAATAGAACGCACACTAAGTCATTAAACTTGCGAAACAAAACTTCGAATGAGGCTATAGCTTAGAGGGACGGAGGAGTAGTTTGATTCTTCCACCGTAATTTTGTCGGGAATTAGAGGTGCTGCTGTTGCAAGCAGGCAAGAACAAGAAGAGCGAGTGCACTTCTACTGACTGCTACCTTCTCTGCCGGTGAGCTATATACGAGTAGCTTATACGTCTTTAATTCAATGCAATCAGCTTTTTTATTGCTTGCTTGAATTTTTTCATTCACCAAAATTGTATTGCAGTTACAATTTACAGCATCATGTCTTGCTGTTCGAGTTCTGTATTACGATTAACTTTAAACCCTTCAATTTACCCCAAATCCTCAACTTTTTTTGAATTGAAATCCAACCCATTTCATCAATTGCCCAGTTCATCAAACCCCACTTCCCGATTTCAAATCAATTGCACAATTCGAAAGCTAAGGGATAGAATCAACACTGTAAAGAACACCCAGAAAATTGCAGAAGCCATGAAACTTGTGGCTGCGGCCAAAGTTAGGAGAGCTCAGGAGGCTGTTATTAGTGGCAGGCCATTCGCTGAGGGTTTAGCTGATATGTTGTGCAATATCAATGACAGTGTTCAATTAGAAGGTGATGTAGATGTTCCTTTAGCTAATGTTAGGACTGTTAAGAAAGTTGCTCTTGTGGTGATTACCGGCGAACGAGGACTTTGTGGTGGGTTTAATAGTGCTGTTATTAGGAAGGCTGAGGCTAGGATTCAAGAATTGCAGAAACTTGGGTTAAGTTGTACAATTATAAGTGTTGGGAAGAAGGGAAATGCTTATTTTTCTAGGCGGGTGTCTTTTGTCTCTGTGGATCGATTTGTTGAGGGAGAGGGATTCCCGACTGTCAAAGAAGCACAGACAATTGCTGATGATGTTTTCTCTCTATTTGTGAGTGAAGAGGTTGATAAGGTTGAGCTGTTGTACACCAAGTTTGTGTCATTGGTTAAGTCTGATCCTGTGATTCGTACCTTGCTTCCGCTTTCACCCAAGGGGAAGGCTGTTGATGCTTATGGGAACAGTGTTTATGCGTTAGAGGATGAGTTCTTTAGGTTGACGAGTAAGGAAGGGAAGTTAGCTGTTGAAAGACTGAGAGTTGAGAAAAAGAAGCAACAAGTGCAGCCTCTTTTGGAGTTCGAGCAAGACCCAGTTCAGATTATTGATGCAATGATGCCTCTGTATCTTAACAGCCAGATACTAAGAGCACTGCAAGAGTCAGTGGCCAGTGAGCTAGCTGCGAGGATGAATGCCATGAATAATGCAAATGATAATGCTGTGGAGTTGAAGAAGACTCTTTCTATTGCATACAATAGACAAAGGCAGACTAAGATTACTGAAGAGCTATTAGAGATTGTTGCTGGAGCTGAAGCTCTTAGACCATATGACTAGTTTTGGTATTTGCTGCTTTAAATGAGACAAGTTTATTAGCTTCTAGTGTTTTCCTTTGTTAATTGGTTAGTGCGATTCAATTTTTAGACTTTGAGACATGGCCCTACTTTTCTTGAAGGATAGACTCCACAACTCTAGGTCTGATGTCTGAGGTTTTGAAACTGATATAAGTTGAAAATAGCACCTGTTACTCTTCTATCTTATTACAACTTTTTTTTGAGGGATATAAGTTTTACATCGGGTTTATCATACACTGTGTCTGCATGTTTGGATAGGCCTACATGAGCCTATTTCTGATTTTACAGTAAAACACTAAACAGTCCCCACCCCATGTCCTCATAAACTATCAGAACGCAAAACGTAGTGAATGTAATGTCTTCGTCACACTTTCTGTTAACTTCGATCTATCTCTATGTCTACACTATGTGTTAACTTGTTGATCTATGTCTATGTCCAGGCATATAGGACAGTTGGAATATACAGGTTAGAATATACAGGTTAGATATACCAGGTCATAGTGCATATCTTACCGGGCTTAGCATTATTGGGGGTATGACATTGTTCCCATCTGCTGTTGAGGTAAAACTGAATTTGGGGTTGAATACTCCATTCTCCATTAATTTAGATATTTCCATATGAGTCACAAGGCCCACATCTGTAACAAATGAGGCGGACCTTGTGGCTCATGTGAGTTTGGTTCTGCTCTCTATACAAACCTGCATGTATACCCCTTCCATCCTAAATCGCGTGAGACTTCTAAGAGCTAATGATATTATGACTTAAGCTGAGCCAGTTTTCTATGA encodes:
- the LOC110778596 gene encoding ATP synthase gamma chain 2, chloroplastic-like: MSCCSSSVLRLTLNPSIYPKSSTFFELKSNPFHQLPSSSNPTSRFQINCTIRKLRDRINTVKNTQKIAEAMKLVAAAKVRRAQEAVISGRPFAEGLADMLCNINDSVQLEGDVDVPLANVRTVKKVALVVITGERGLCGGFNSAVIRKAEARIQELQKLGLSCTIISVGKKGNAYFSRRVSFVSVDRFVEGEGFPTVKEAQTIADDVFSLFVSEEVDKVELLYTKFVSLVKSDPVIRTLLPLSPKGKAVDAYGNSVYALEDEFFRLTSKEGKLAVERLRVEKKKQQVQPLLEFEQDPVQIIDAMMPLYLNSQILRALQESVASELAARMNAMNNANDNAVELKKTLSIAYNRQRQTKITEELLEIVAGAEALRPYD